A region of Solanum dulcamara chromosome 7, daSolDulc1.2, whole genome shotgun sequence DNA encodes the following proteins:
- the LOC129895799 gene encoding thioredoxin-like 2-1, chloroplastic → MQGYSVFSLKVSSFTSFPSNPTYSSLPFKAAKFNSWRKRLRVVNPSDYAPNNPLLYFKVHATAAETDQPKWWEKNASNMVDIHSTQEFLDALSQAGDKLVIVEFYGTWCASCRALFPKVCMIAEKHPEIVFIKVNFDENKSLCKSLNVKVLPYFHFYRGADGLLDSFSCSLAKLQKLKDAIENYNPAHAEGELKGTGDPKLP, encoded by the exons ATGCAGGGCTACTCTGTGTTTTCACTTAAAGTTTCTTCCTTTACCTCTTTTCCTTCAAACCCCACATACTCTTCATTACCCTTTAAAGCTGCTAAATTCAACTCATGGAGAAAAAGGCTTCGTGTTGTCAATCCTTCTGATTATGCCCCCAACAACCCTTTGCTTTATTTCAAG GTACATGCAACTGCTGCTGAAACTGATCAACCAAAATGGTGGGAAAAAAATGCCTCAAATATGGTTGACATTCATTCAACTCAAGAATTTTTAGATGCTTTAAGTCAAGCTGGAGATAAATTAGTGATTGTTGAATTTTATGGCACATGGTGTGCCTCTTGTCGTGCGTTGTTCCCCAAG GTCTGCATGATTGCGGAAAAACACCCAGAGATTGTTTTCATTAAGGTGAACTTTGATGAAAACAAGTCCTTGTGCAAAAGCTTAAATGTAAAAGTCCTTCCATATTTCCACTTCTATAGGGGAGCTGACGGTCTGCTGGATTCCTTTTCTTGCTCTCTCGCAAAG CTACAGAAACTAAAGGATGCAATTGAAAATTATAACCCAGCTCATGCAGAAGGAGAGCTGAAAGGCACTGGTGATCCTAAACTTCCATGA
- the LOC129895798 gene encoding phospholipase D alpha 4 has product MEGKHKFFHGTLEVSIFRATSRKSSLPFKCISANGKPAFVTIKIDNKTVAKTTQERDRVWNQNFQILCAHSPNTTITITLKTKCSILGKFTIQANKLLSETSLIEGFFPLSIENKKPKKKLKLQFIVWFKPAENEPSWGRILENGAFTGLKNSTFPQRSNCSVTLYQDAHHQHTFQPPCQPRPKNLWEDIYRAIEGAKHLVYIAGWSFNPKMVLVRDPSAEITHAKGVKLGELLKRKAEEGMAVRIMLWDDETSLPIIKNKGVMRTHDEDSLAYFRDTKVVCKLVPRLHHKLPSFFAHHQKMIAVDSRSHLSSTSREITSFLGGLDLCDGRYDTEEHSLFRTLNTESHCYDFYQTSLSGASLHKGGPREPWHDAHARVTGQAAMDILNNFEQRWNKQIGPSLLIPIRSIPELSNPPNMASTDRDWNVQVFRSIDHISACPLPRNMTVERSIHEAYVEAIRRADRFIYIENQYFIGGCHHWEQDQHCGCRNLIPIEIALKIANKIRAKERFSVYIVIPMWPEGLPESDSVQDILHWSGETMKMMYKFIGEAIKENGEQGHPRDYLNFFCLANREEKIKGEFAPPYSPHPESQYWRAQKNRRFMVYVHSKLMIVDDTYLLIGSANINQRSMDGKRDTEIAIGCYQSKTEEDDIDQRDIHAYRMSLWYEHTGQAEQEFQQPQSLECVHKIRSIGDQMWKIYDQDEVEDMKGVHLVTYPVNVTAEGHVEDLMERNGHFPDTEAPIKGKRSKVLAPTITT; this is encoded by the exons TGTATTTCAGCAAATGGAAAACCTGCATTTGTGACAATCAAGATTGATAACAAGACAGTAGCAAAAACAACACAAGAACGCGATCGCGTTTGGAACCAGAACTTTCAAATACTCTGCGCTCATTCTCCAAACACAACCATTACCATTACTCTGAAGACAAAATGTTCCATCTTAGGAAAATTCACAATTCAGGCAAACAAGCTCTTAAGCGAAACGAGTTTAATCGAGGGATTCTTCCCACTTTCTATAGAAAACAAGAAGCCAAAGAAGAAACTGAAGTTGCAGTTCATTGTTTGGTTCAAGCCAGCAGAAAATGAACCAAGCTGGGGAAGAATACTAGAGAATGGTGCATTCACAGGATTAAAAAATTCGACGTTTCCTCAAAGATCAAACTGCTCTGTGACTCTTTATCAGGATGCACATCACCAACATACATTCCAACCGCCATGTCAGCCGAGACCCAAAAACTTGTGGGAGGACATATACAGAGCCATTGAGGGTGCAAAACATTTGGTTTACATTGCAGGGTGGTCTTTCAATCCTAAGATGGTTTTG GTCCGGGATCCCAGTGCAGAAATTACACATGCAAAAGGAGTAAAGCTAGGTGAATTGCTGAAGCGTAAAGCAGAGGAAGGTATGGCTGTAAGGATCATGCTTTGGGACGACGAAACATCCTTACCAATCATCAAGAACAAGGGAGTGATGAGAACACACGACGAAGATTCTTTAGCGTATTTCAGAGACACAAAAGTAGTGTGCAAATTGGTTCCCAGATTACACCATAAACTTCCCTCATTCTTTGCGCATCATCAGAAGATGATAGCAGTAGATTCAAGAAGTCATTTATCGTCAACTAGTCGAGAAATTACTAGTTTTCTTGGTGGGTTAGATCTCTGTGATGGTCGATACGACACAGAAGAGCACTCCTTGTTTAGAACTCTCAACACAGAATCACATTGCTATGATTTCTATCAAACAAGCCTATCTGGTGCAAGCCTGCACAAAGGAGGGCCAAGAGAACCATGGCACGATGCTCACGCTCGTGTCACAGGACAAGCAGCTATGGATATACTCAATAATTTTGAACAAAGATGGAATAAGCAAATTGGGCCTTCTTTGCTCATTCCGATAAGATCCATTCCAGAACTCAGCAATCCGCCAAACATGGCTTCAACTGATCGGGATTGGAACGTTCAAGTCTTCCGATCAATTGATCATATCTCCGCATGCCCTTTGCCTAGGAACATGACAGTTGAAAGAAGTATTCATGAAGCTTATGTTGAAGCAATTAGACGAGCTGACAGATTTATATACATCGAGAATCAGTATTTCATCGGTGGATGCCACCATTGGGAGCAAGATCAACATTGTGGCTGTAGAAACTTAATTCCAATCGAGATTGCACTAAAGATTGCGAATAAAATCAGAGCTAAGGAGCGGTTTTCTGTGTACATTGTGATACCAATGTGGCCAGAAGGACTGCCAGAGAGTGATTCAGTGCAAGATATATTGCACTGGAGTGGGGAAACTATGAAGATGATGTATAAATTTATAGGCGAAGCGATTAAAGAAAATGGTGAACAGGGGCATCCTAGAGATTACTTGAATTTCTTCTGTCTTGCAAACAGAGAAGAAAAGATCAAAGGAGAAtttgctcctccttattctccACATCCAGAATCACAGTACTGGAGAGCTCAAAAGAATAGGAGATTCATGGTTTATGTCCACTCTAAACTCATGATAG TGGATGATACATACTTATTAATTGGTTCTGCTAACATAAACCAAAGATCCATGGATGGGAAACGAGACACTGAGATTGCAATAGGATGCTATCAGTCGAAAACTGAAGAAGACGACATAGATCAAAGGGACATTCATGCATACCGTATGTCATTGTGGTATGAACACACTGGACAAGCAGAGCAAGAGTTTCAACAGCCTCAAAGTTTGGAATGCGTGCATAAAATCCGTTCTATCGGAGACCAAATGTGGAAAATTTACGATCAAGATGAAGTAGAAGACATGAAGGGTGTTCATTTGGTCACTTACCCTGTGAATGTGACTGCAGAAGGTCATGTAGAGGATCTTATGGAGAGAAATGGTCACTTCCCAGATACTGAAGCACCAATAAAAGGGAAAAGATCAAAAGTTTTAGCACCTACAATTACTACATAG